atgaaagatcccgcatacgcatggctgccagatggctgactaaacgctgccagctggaaaaatatgactggcagacattctggtgaccgactgctcaCCGATGCCAGATAtataactcaaacgatacaaccgtatccaccaggatttttccacattgaaatatttgacatttccagcgaaggtgagaagatgaaaacgctcggctaacttagatacaggctttgttttgtcaaattggatttgacaaccgtcactgaatcaattttggtagtcgCCTGGTGGCCAttgctgcccaggtagccaaaacgctatgcgggatagagtattaaatttaacactacttttctctttcgtctggtgttaaatttaatgcTCTATCTTTTATaactcgcttgcaatttctttcgaaagtggaagttgacaggtggcttattggccgttctaaaaaaaacgtGTGAATTCTATGATGATTAGCGAAATGTAGAGGAGACTGGGGCGAAAAGTtacattttcagtattttttttttcgtgtgttaATTTGTAACACCTACATATAATTAAATTTATTCTCTATGATTGGTTATAATATTTCGTGATTACATTTCGAAACAATCATGTTATGGTATTTTTTCCGAAGCGTAATATTTTTTACCATTTTGTCCCACCATTGAGTTACAAGTCGATTTGTTTACGATGAAAAATAGCCAATCTATGAAATTTGCCAGGGATGTTACAGACGGTTGTTATGAAAATAAGATGACAAGAAAATCTGGATAAATTAACATCAATTTAAAATCACATTAAAGCGTTTAAATGCACATAAGAAATAGTTTTGCATTTCTAGAAATAGGATTTTATAAAATGATCACATTTCTGGCATAATTTTCAAGTACATTTTTCCTCAATTTTTACAGGGATCTGTTCGGAAAAGTGTCTCAACGGAGGAAAATGCATACAGAAGGACAAATGCGAGTGCACCAAAGGCTACTATGGACTGCGGTGTGAGTTCTGTGAGTATACTAGAACGTGCTTTCGTTGGTTCTAGTTTAATCTTTTGCCATGTTCTCATCTAGCGAAATGTGTCATTCCCTGCCTGCACGAGGGAAAGTGCAAAGGGGTGAATAAATGTCGCTGCAAACCGGGCCTTAGTGGGGACCACTGCCAAATAGGACGACGCCAGCGATCAACCTGCAAAAAACCTTGCAAACACGGGACTTGTATGCCGGACCACACCTGCAGCTGCGATGGTGGATGGTTCGGAAAGTTTTGCAATAGACGTAGGTTATCCGAACGAAAGTAACGATCGATTCTAAATggatttatttctatttttcaggagaaatgAAAAAACGCAATAGTTCCAGACTGCCGAAAAGATAGTTCATGATCCCAAAATGGGATCACAAATGGTCCGCAGTTTACCAACGCACACAAACACGCATTTGAACCGTGCCGCGCTTTTGTTGGTTTGATTTTTGATTGGTTTTATTTCCTATGCCTCTCCCGGTATGCACCCGTGAAGAGAATAAAGCTACATGTGTATTTTGTTGTgataaataaacgaaaatttatAGTTTCTCAGTATTAAACTAAACACAACCACTGCATCTTACTACCCGTCCTTCCCTTTTCAAACCCGTTCGGCTATTTTTATCGCCGCACGGCAACCAAATTGGATCACGTTGGTGAGCGCTTTGTAGAAAGGCGCCTGTTCGGCTCCCTCATCCAGCCCGGTATCGTGATGCTCCTGTTCTTCGTCTCGGCACCGGGTGATGACTTCCAGCAATTCCTGGTCCTTGATCTGGGGATTCTCCATTAACTGACGCAGCTGATCGTTATAGTGCTCCACAATTACCGACTCGACAGCCACGGTACAAGCCATGGCTGCCTTTTCGCCGAGTAGGGCACTTCCGACACCTAGTGCGAATCCGGCTACATTCCAAAGAGGGAGCAGAGCGGTCGGGCGTGCTCGATGTTTACGCATTAACCGATCAAACTCGGCTTTGTGGACTTTCTCTTGCTCCCACATGTGCTCGATAGTCCTACCCATTTTGGTGTGGCCTGTGTTTAACGAAGAGAAATTGGTTTATTTGTATAGCTAgtttacgattattgcttaaAATAGATTGAATTCCTCTAATCAGGTGAACTGGATTTCATTACGTTTGGTAAACAAATGCAGTATGTAAAATTATTCTATATAACT
This genomic window from Malaya genurostris strain Urasoe2022 chromosome 1, Malgen_1.1, whole genome shotgun sequence contains:
- the LOC131425646 gene encoding 5-demethoxyubiquinone hydroxylase, mitochondrial, giving the protein MFKFNTNLVRRGIHTSSKLATTSETKRCPEMIDRFIRVDHAGELGANQIYKGQLAVLGHTKMGRTIEHMWEQEKVHKAEFDRLMRKHRARPTALLPLWNVAGFALGVGSALLGEKAAMACTVAVESVIVEHYNDQLRQLMENPQIKDQELLEVITRCRDEEQEHHDTGLDEGAEQAPFYKALTNVIQFGCRAAIKIAERV